One Glandiceps talaboti chromosome 2, keGlaTala1.1, whole genome shotgun sequence genomic region harbors:
- the LOC144453239 gene encoding SCO-spondin-like, whose amino-acid sequence MHSRRLLTCVFTTCLLQWLQTPAYCQCPVVEDDLEPADCVMSCYSDYDCQQSQICCKVSPTSPCRHECYTPVQPSVQCINPDTQQYLDVGTEIENSIGQCCSCLPLGELICENDGCVVDNKGEPKPGICPSPGESQLCGELGCHGDNDCPTNQKCCDAIQACLYRKTCHNPLQGSIGCTENRNHYLEGDVIEVMDSCNNCTCTHGEIVCSHNICPDVCIFKEKQYKSSETRIKGKGNNCSVCTCSNGKWDCSEPCKFSVDAARMTVATFPLFLLPFAMMMLSKADI is encoded by the exons ATGCATTCACGCAGATTACTGACGTGTGTGTTTACCACTTGTCTGCTACAATGGTTACAGACACCAG CTTATTGTCAATGTCCAGTAGTAGAGGACGACCTGGAGCCAGCTGattgtgtcatgtcatgttatagtGATTATGATTGTCAACAATCACAAATCTGTTGTAAAGTCAGTCCAACCAGTCCATGCCGACATGAATGTTACACACCAGTCCAACCATCAG TGCAGTGTATTAATCCAGACACTCAGCAGTACTTGGATGTTGGTACTGAAATAGAAAATTCAATAGGACAGTGCTG TTCATGTCTTCCGTTGGGAGAATTAATTTGTGAGAATGATGGTTGTGTAGTTGACAACAAAGGTGAACCAAAACCAGGAATATGTCCATCACCAGGGGAGAGTCAACTCTGTGGAGAgcttggttgccatggtgataatGACTGTCCCACCAACCAGAAGTGTTGTGATGCAATTCAAGCATGTCTATATAGAAAGACTTGCCATAATCCACTACAAGGGTCTATAG gaTGTACAGAAAATAGAAACCACTACTTGGAAGGTGATGTCATTGAGGTGATGGATTCATGTAATAACTG CACATGTACACATGGTGAAATAGTATGCTCTCATAATATCTGTCCAG ATGTTTGTATATTCAAAGAAAAACAGTACAAGAGTAGTGAGACCAGAATAAAGGGGAAAGGAAACAACTGTagtgtatg TACATGCAGCAATGGAAAGTGGGATTGTTCTGAACCTTGTA AATTCAGTGTGGATGCTGCAAGAATGACTGTGGCAACATTTCCACTCTTCCTACTGCCATTTGCGATGATGATGTTGTCAAAGGCTGATATTTGA